A stretch of Campylobacter showae DNA encodes these proteins:
- the flgE gene encoding flagellar hook protein FlgE gives MMRSLWSGVTGLQAHQIAMDVEGNNIANVNTVGYKYNRANFDDLIYQTSRIATAPQNQHGGVNNMEVGLGTQINSTTRIFKQGSLQTTDKQTDIALQGDGFFMVSSDGGKTTYYTRNGDFSRDSEGNFVDNGGNIVQGWMRDEETGEIDPTRPIGDIKIPVGLTVPARATTNIALKGNLDSGNDVGNKKIPIYKLDQHHNGVDLDNDGTIAGSEVHDENNVGANRFYVNKNGEQRMTERGADLGVLFNSNGDAYNLRDAQGTGGQGIWASYADAKTDGLTVAGVGADGSFAAPGKKLNITLNGKNITGENILTIGQLAGIINGKYSETGVEASVVNGNKLVLTNRNNLGTTANMKNIKMTVNTGGVPADDTGLTDIKIITAYQYVYNKTHVSATHAYDDTKEREVTTTEDLREAMQKDAREFTNYDHVQNPAVTGTNPLPAANQNNGAQVIVNEHGQYQFKNPSAAGAKDMNIAVTGLTNATKNVTENVKFTASMAPISGSLSAGGATRVTDSLNMAAHSSSTDLYDSLGTKHNVKMDFIKRGYTENGGTEWTMVIQVAEPNSINTVEPRNVVTGYVRFNPDGSLATYSPASITFGAQNGSAIGQNIELKFGTTQTTDGLTSTDNNSSTADISQDGYASGELNGIRIDQSGTLVGSFTNGRSLGLAQVGVAKFANNQGLAGEGGNLFSRTANSGDPIIGAAQTAGRGKISASSLEMSNVDLSRSLTQLIVVQRGFQANSKTITTSDEMLNTLLQLK, from the coding sequence ATGATGAGATCACTTTGGTCGGGCGTTACGGGACTACAAGCTCACCAGATCGCTATGGATGTTGAGGGTAACAACATCGCTAACGTCAACACAGTCGGCTACAAATACAACCGCGCAAATTTCGACGACCTTATCTACCAAACTTCGCGTATCGCCACCGCACCGCAAAATCAACACGGCGGCGTAAATAACATGGAAGTTGGCCTAGGCACGCAGATAAACTCCACTACGAGGATTTTTAAGCAAGGCTCGCTGCAAACCACCGACAAACAAACCGATATCGCGCTTCAAGGCGACGGATTTTTCATGGTGAGCTCCGACGGCGGCAAGACTACCTACTATACTAGAAACGGTGACTTTTCAAGAGATAGCGAGGGTAACTTCGTCGATAACGGCGGAAATATCGTCCAAGGCTGGATGAGGGACGAGGAAACAGGAGAGATAGATCCTACTAGACCTATCGGCGATATAAAGATCCCAGTCGGCCTAACCGTGCCTGCTCGCGCTACGACAAACATCGCGCTAAAAGGAAACTTAGACAGCGGTAACGACGTAGGAAATAAAAAGATACCTATCTATAAGCTAGATCAGCATCACAACGGCGTAGATTTAGATAACGACGGAACTATAGCCGGTAGCGAAGTACACGACGAAAATAACGTCGGTGCAAATAGATTCTACGTAAATAAAAACGGCGAACAAAGGATGACGGAGCGCGGAGCCGATTTAGGAGTATTGTTTAATAGCAACGGCGATGCATATAACCTAAGAGATGCCCAGGGAACCGGCGGACAAGGCATATGGGCTAGCTATGCAGACGCCAAAACCGATGGATTAACCGTAGCTGGCGTAGGAGCTGATGGGTCTTTCGCTGCTCCTGGCAAAAAACTCAATATAACGCTAAATGGGAAAAATATAACTGGTGAAAATATACTAACTATCGGTCAATTAGCAGGTATAATAAACGGTAAATATAGCGAAACCGGCGTAGAAGCTAGCGTAGTAAACGGCAATAAACTAGTGCTAACTAATAGAAATAATCTTGGTACTACGGCAAATATGAAAAATATAAAAATGACCGTAAATACAGGTGGAGTTCCTGCAGATGACACAGGATTAACCGATATAAAAATTATAACTGCGTATCAATACGTATATAATAAAACACACGTATCTGCTACGCATGCTTACGACGATACAAAAGAAAGAGAAGTAACCACTACTGAGGATTTACGTGAAGCTATGCAAAAAGATGCTAGAGAATTTACCAACTATGATCATGTGCAAAATCCAGCAGTAACCGGAACTAACCCATTACCGGCAGCAAATCAAAATAACGGTGCACAAGTTATCGTAAACGAACACGGCCAATATCAATTTAAAAATCCTAGCGCTGCTGGTGCCAAAGACATGAATATTGCCGTAACCGGTTTAACGAACGCCACCAAAAACGTAACCGAAAACGTCAAATTTACAGCATCTATGGCGCCTATTTCAGGATCTTTAAGTGCAGGCGGAGCGACTAGGGTAACCGATAGCTTAAATATGGCTGCCCATAGTTCAAGTACCGATCTTTACGATAGCTTAGGCACAAAACATAACGTAAAAATGGATTTTATAAAACGCGGCTATACAGAAAACGGAGGAACAGAGTGGACGATGGTCATCCAAGTGGCCGAGCCAAACTCTATAAATACCGTAGAACCTAGAAACGTAGTAACAGGTTACGTGAGATTTAACCCGGACGGTTCGCTAGCGACGTATAGTCCTGCCAGTATCACTTTCGGCGCGCAAAACGGTTCGGCTATCGGTCAAAATATCGAGCTAAAATTCGGCACTACGCAGACCACCGACGGACTAACCAGCACCGACAATAACTCAAGCACCGCGGACATCAGTCAAGACGGCTACGCTAGCGGCGAACTAAACGGTATTAGGATAGATCAAAGCGGAACGCTAGTAGGATCATTTACGAACGGCCGAAGCCTAGGACTAGCGCAAGTGGGCGTAGCTAAATTTGCAAACAATCAAGGCTTAGCCGGCGAAGGCGGAAATTTATTTTCCCGCACAGCAAACTCGGGCGATCCGATCATCGGTGCAGCTCAGACGGCTGGACGCGGTAAGATCTCAGCCTCAAGCCTAGAGATGAGTAACGTCGATCTATCTCGCTCGCTAACTCAGCTCATCGTCGTACAGCGTGGCTTCCAAGCTAACTCAAAGACGATCACGACTAGCGACGAAATGCTAAACACGCTGCTTCAACTAAAATAA
- a CDS encoding type II toxin-antitoxin system RelB/DinJ family antitoxin yields the protein MASVNIRVNDNDKKAVEQILADIGLTLSSATNAFYKQIIMHRGIPFELKVDPFFSQENLKRLEKNAEQMKTTGGQIHEVLND from the coding sequence ATGGCAAGCGTAAATATTCGCGTAAACGATAACGATAAAAAAGCTGTCGAGCAAATTTTAGCTGATATCGGTCTCACTCTTAGTTCGGCTACGAATGCATTTTATAAACAAATTATAATGCATCGAGGTATACCGTTTGAGCTCAAGGTCGACCCATTTTTTTCACAAGAAAATTTAAAAAGGCTCGAAAAAAATGCGGAGCAAATGAAAACTACGGGCGGTCAAATTCATGAGGTTTTGAATGATTAA
- a CDS encoding Txe/YoeB family addiction module toxin: MIKAWSDDAWDEFIYWQQNDKKVLKRILELIKGIDRNGYEGIGKPERLTGNLSEYHSRRIDGANRIVYKIENDIIKIIQCDSHYRDK, translated from the coding sequence ATGATTAAGGCTTGGTCGGACGATGCTTGGGACGAATTTATTTACTGGCAACAAAATGATAAAAAAGTCTTAAAAAGAATTTTAGAGCTCATAAAAGGTATCGATAGAAACGGCTATGAAGGCATTGGCAAACCAGAAAGGCTAACGGGCAATCTAAGTGAGTATCATAGTAGACGCATAGACGGTGCAAACAGGATAGTCTACAAAATAGAAAACGACATTATTAAAATCATTCAGTGCGACTCTCATTATAGAGATAAATAA
- the thyX gene encoding FAD-dependent thymidylate synthase — MQVTLLNYTPLNICSHAIRTCWQSFEKGDNGGEKDVELIERVGNKFKHASTLEHLSYNFYIQGISRALLQELARHRVASLSVKSTRYTLKELKKEAKFELGDFDRAARFIVLTGDETVDNASIKALENLREILANTTKSLDIVKYCLPECYKTELAWSVNARSLQNFLSLRSSKSALWEIRNLSLKLYESLPQEHKFIFEDHVNQE; from the coding sequence ATGCAAGTAACGCTTCTAAATTACACCCCGCTAAATATCTGCTCGCACGCGATCCGCACGTGTTGGCAAAGCTTTGAAAAAGGCGATAACGGCGGCGAAAAAGACGTCGAGCTCATCGAGCGCGTCGGCAATAAATTTAAACACGCCAGCACGCTTGAACACCTCTCATACAACTTCTACATCCAAGGCATCTCGCGCGCCCTGCTACAAGAACTAGCCCGTCACCGCGTGGCGAGCCTCAGCGTCAAATCAACACGCTACACGCTAAAAGAGCTAAAAAAAGAGGCTAAATTTGAGCTTGGCGACTTTGATCGAGCGGCGAGATTTATAGTATTAACGGGCGACGAAACGGTCGATAACGCAAGCATCAAAGCGCTGGAAAACCTGCGCGAAATCCTCGCAAACACGACAAAAAGCCTCGACATCGTCAAATACTGCCTACCCGAGTGTTACAAAACTGAACTCGCGTGGAGCGTAAACGCGCGTAGTTTGCAAAATTTCCTCTCGCTTCGTAGCTCAAAATCAGCGCTTTGGGAGATTAGGAATCTCTCGCTAAAGCTTTACGAGTCGCTACCGCAGGAGCATAAATTTATATTCGAGGATCACGTAAATCAGGAATAA